The genomic window TTTATAAAAAAGCAGCCTATGCTGATGCATATCTACCAATCCTGATGCTCTTAATTGCTTATACCATATTCATATTCGCATCAATTCTAGCTGTTATAATGGTAGTACATAAAAGGCAAAAACAAAAATCTAAATTTCATATTGAATTTATTATTATATCCCTATTATCAGGGCTCTGTTTAATTCACCTTTATGGCATTCTGGGAGTTACAATTTCATATATAGTACTTTATACTTATACAGCTGTAAGATACCTATATATGTATAATAAAATACATAAATCGTTACTTTAATAAATCTGGTCAACTTATATTCATAGTTTTATCTTTTGTAAAAATAAATGACGACTTTTGTTTTTGTTAGGATTAGTTTACTAGTACATTTTTATTAAAAAATAGTAAGTGTGCTAAGAATTAATTCTCCGTCAAAATAAAGAATTGAAAATTTTTTGACAAAGTTGATATAACTATTACAATGAAGAAAAAAAATGTAATTTTATTGGGAGCATCTCTAGAAAGTGATAATAAAGGAGTTAATGCCTTAGGGATAGGAGCCATTACTTTAATAAGTAATACTTGGGATGCTACTATTAATTTACTATGTCTAGGTGATGGAGTTTCAAAAAGTATTACAGTAAAAGTTAAACAAAAAGAAGTTGTAGTTCGTATAAATTACTTTTCAAAAAATGATATCAAGCGAAGTATAATTGAGGCTTATAAATATAAGTTATTTAATAGAAAACCTACTTCAAAAATTTCGCTTCTTATAAATTCACAAGATATAGCGTATGATATTAATGAAGGGGATAGTTTTAGCGATATATATGGGCTTAAAAGGATTCTCAGGCATTTTAGCGATTCAAAACTAATGTTATTATGGAAAAAGCCGTTAATATTTTTACCACAAACTATTGGACCCTTTAATACTTTTTTAGGACAAAAACTAGGTGGGCATATTATTAAGAAACTGGATAAGCTTTACGTACGGGACACAAAAGCATTTGAATTTATTGATAAGTTAAGAAAGGAAAAGACTTTAGCTATTGATATGGCAGTTTATATGACTCCGAAAGAAGTTGATTTTGAAGTAGCATCAAATACTATAGGTATTAATGTTAACGGACTTATGTATTTAAAGAATTATAAAAGTATGGAGGGGAAATACGATAATTATGTTGAACTGCTAACTGTTATCGTTAATAAAATAATAACTAGTAATTATAAGGTTTTATTAATTCCCCATACGTATAACAAGAATACTCCGAATGTAGAGGACGATCTCGAAGCTATTAAATTATTCTTAAATGATAATAAATACGATTCTAACAAAATATCATTTTTAAATGAGGATTATGATGCACAAGAACTGAAATATGTTATTTCACAAACTGAATTTTTTATAGGATCTAGAATGCATTCTTGTATAGCTGCATTATCAACCTCAGTGCCTACGATCGGTCTGGCATATAGCTACAAATTTGAAGGAACTTTTAAAATGTTCAAACAACAAAATAATGTTTATAATGTAAGCGAAATTAAAAAAACCGAAATTGAGGTATTGTCTGATAACATCTTAAAAAAAATAAACTTACGAGAAAATACCAAATTAGATTTAATAAAAGAAAACACTAGGGAATTACTTAAACTACAATCTTAAAATGGAAATAGAAAAGATGGTTTTGAAAGACAATCTTTGTGCCGGATGCGGTTTGTGCGAATCTGTATTTGAAACAAAAAAGATTTCTATTTCTTTCGATGATAAAGGTTTTCTAAGACCTACTTTTCACGACAAATTATCCTTGAAGGAGCAAGATCGTTTTAAAAATATTTGTCCTGGAATTAAAGCGGAACATCCTAATATTGATCACTACAGTACTTTATGGGGACCGTACTTACATATGACGTCTGGTTTTGCTAAAAATCCGGAAGTAAGATATTCAGGGTCTTCAGGAGGTGTATTAACCGCCTTGGGATCGTACTTACTAGATTCGAAAAAAGTAGAATGTTTGTTGCATATTGGCGCTTCAGAAGAGTTACCCTATCTCAATGAGCCTAAAATTAGTTATAGCAGTAATGAAGTTCAAAAGAATACAGGTTCCAGATATGCTCCATCTGCCACTTTACAACAAATCAAAAGAGCTATTGAGAACCATAATAGTATTGGTATTATAGGAAAACCATGCGATATATTAGGAGTAAGAAATTATATGAAGGTAGATGAAGTTGCAAATAAAAAAATAAAGTACCTACTTTCATTTATGTGTGCTGGTGTACCTAGTCAGAAAGGTACAGATCATATTATTAACAATTTTAAATTAAAAAAAGAGAACGTAGTATCTCTTAAATATAGGGGAGAGGGATGGCCAGGCTATTTCAAGATTGTAGATAAAGAAGATAGAACACATAAAATCACTTATAACGAGTCTTGGGGAACGGTTTTGAATCGTTATTTACAATTCCGATGTAAAATTTGTGCTGATGGTACCGGAGAGTTCGCAGATATCACTTGCGCTGATGCATGGGAATCTTCTGAAAATGGATACCCCTCCTTTGAAGAAAAAGAAGGAAAAAGTCTCATTATTATAAGAAATAAGAATGGAGCTGAACTTATAGAACAAGCTCAAAGTGCCAATTATCTTGTAGTGGAAGATAAAATAATTACTGAAGAGCAACTTGGTAAAATGCAACCCTATCAAAAGTCCAGAAAACAGAATATTTTATCTCGTATCTTAGCTTTATATCTTTTTAAAAAATCAGTTCCTATCTATAATAAGAATTTACTCTTAAAAGCTGCTTTTAAAGAAAATCCGATATATCTTTTTAAAAATTTTTTAGGAATGATAAATAGGTTATGGAGATTAAAGTAACTTATGGAAAGAGAAAAAGTTTATATTATAATTTTAAATTATATAAATTGGAGAGACACTATTGAATGTCTAGAAAGTATACTTAAAACTGATTATAAAAATTATCAAATTATAGTCGTAGATAATTCTCCTAATGAAGAATCAATAATAAATCTTAAAAAATGGGCCAAAGGTGAGGACCATTTAAAAATAAAAACGTCATTCAATAATTTAATTTATCCTCTAGTGGCCAAACCACTTTCATATAGCTACTTGTCTGAAGAAGAGAGTAAATTTCGGTTCCAGGATGAAACCTTATTAGTAATAAAAGCCAATGAGAATCTTGGCTTTTCTGCTGGTAATAATGTAGCTTTAAGATATATTTTGAGAAGAAAAGACTTCAAATTTTGTTGGTTACTAAATAATGATACGGTAATAAAGGATAATACTCTCAATGAACAAATCAATTTTTTTAATGATCATGCAGATCAGAAAATAGGTATTTTGGGAAGTAAGCTTTTGTATTATTATAATCCGGAGATAATACAAGCAGTTGGTGGAAAATTTAATAATAAATTATTTGTATCCAAACATATTGGGGAAGGAGAACCTGATTCAACCCAGAAAGAAATGTTTCCAAATATTGATTATGTAGTTGGCGCATCTATGTTTGTTACAAATTCTTTTTTGGAAGATGTTGGTATATTGAGTGAAGACTATTTTTTATATTTTGAAGAACTAGATTGGACTTATAGAGCAAAAGAGAAAAAATGGACTATTGATTGGTGTCCGGGAGCAGTTGTTTATCATAAAGAAGGAGGAGCTATAGGATCTTCGTCAAACTATAGACAAAGAAGTTATTTTTCTGAAATTAATATTTTTAAAAGCAGAAAAATTTTTTACAATAAATTTTTTAAAAACACTACTTCTTTTTGGATAGGTAGTATTATAATTATTAGTAACAGATTAAGAAGATTTCAATTTAGACTGACATATAATTTTTTAAAAACCTTAGTAAAGAAAAATGAATCTTAGAGCAATTTTAATTTTTCTATTACTTCTGTTATCAGTATATCAAGATTTTCCTTTAGTCAATATTTTTGGAGAAATCGCGAGATCTCCCATTGTTTTCATTTCCCCTTTCTTATTACTCTATTTGTTATTTTCAAAGAAAATAAAGATCTCTAATTATACTAAGTTATTTATTACGTACATTATATATTTAATGGTAATCTCAATTATTCATATTACATACATTTTAATAGTTCAAAACCAGCTAATTTTTTTAGGAGAGAACCTTATAATTAAAACTATTAAAATGATGACATATCCTATAGTTGCACTAATTTATTACCAATTTTTTTATACTTTTTTAGAGAAGAAAGATTTTAGGTTTGATACGTTCTTCAAATCACTTTTTTATTTACAAGTTTTCCTAATAGTATTTATAATTTTTGAAGCTTTTTACTCTAAGAAATTAGATACATTTATGGATTATATACATTCCAATGATTTAAAATATTGGAGAATTCGATTATTAACTTACGAAGAAAGTTGGGTTGGTAGTATTATCACTATAATTTCTTTTCTAAATATGTATCTTGTTACTTATTTGGATAAAAGAAAAATAGTGATGCTAGTTACCTATCTGTCATCAATCTTTTTTATTATTTTCTACAGTATAAGAAGCGAGTCTAAAGGTTACCTTTTAGTTTTTTTAATATCTGCGTTACCTTTATTAATTCAATATTTATATAACAATAAAAAAACCAGGAAATTTTTAATAATAGGTATTGTTTGTATTTTTTCCTTGGGAATAACCTTATTCTTTTCATTAAAAGAATTTGTGTTTCAACAATTATATTCAAGTATAACTTTTGGCACAAGGTTTTCCTCTTATTTATCTGCTATTAGTACGTTTGCTTATCACCCTTTGGGTGTTGGTTGGGGTCCTTATCTTTGTTTTTATCCTAATAATTTAATAGATGTG from Aquimarina sp. ERC-38 includes these protein-coding regions:
- a CDS encoding glycosyltransferase family 2 protein encodes the protein MEREKVYIIILNYINWRDTIECLESILKTDYKNYQIIVVDNSPNEESIINLKKWAKGEDHLKIKTSFNNLIYPLVAKPLSYSYLSEEESKFRFQDETLLVIKANENLGFSAGNNVALRYILRRKDFKFCWLLNNDTVIKDNTLNEQINFFNDHADQKIGILGSKLLYYYNPEIIQAVGGKFNNKLFVSKHIGEGEPDSTQKEMFPNIDYVVGASMFVTNSFLEDVGILSEDYFLYFEELDWTYRAKEKKWTIDWCPGAVVYHKEGGAIGSSSNYRQRSYFSEINIFKSRKIFYNKFFKNTTSFWIGSIIIISNRLRRFQFRLTYNFLKTLVKKNES
- a CDS encoding polysaccharide pyruvyl transferase family protein — encoded protein: MKKKNVILLGASLESDNKGVNALGIGAITLISNTWDATINLLCLGDGVSKSITVKVKQKEVVVRINYFSKNDIKRSIIEAYKYKLFNRKPTSKISLLINSQDIAYDINEGDSFSDIYGLKRILRHFSDSKLMLLWKKPLIFLPQTIGPFNTFLGQKLGGHIIKKLDKLYVRDTKAFEFIDKLRKEKTLAIDMAVYMTPKEVDFEVASNTIGINVNGLMYLKNYKSMEGKYDNYVELLTVIVNKIITSNYKVLLIPHTYNKNTPNVEDDLEAIKLFLNDNKYDSNKISFLNEDYDAQELKYVISQTEFFIGSRMHSCIAALSTSVPTIGLAYSYKFEGTFKMFKQQNNVYNVSEIKKTEIEVLSDNILKKINLRENTKLDLIKENTRELLKLQS
- a CDS encoding Coenzyme F420 hydrogenase/dehydrogenase, beta subunit C-terminal domain, encoding MEIEKMVLKDNLCAGCGLCESVFETKKISISFDDKGFLRPTFHDKLSLKEQDRFKNICPGIKAEHPNIDHYSTLWGPYLHMTSGFAKNPEVRYSGSSGGVLTALGSYLLDSKKVECLLHIGASEELPYLNEPKISYSSNEVQKNTGSRYAPSATLQQIKRAIENHNSIGIIGKPCDILGVRNYMKVDEVANKKIKYLLSFMCAGVPSQKGTDHIINNFKLKKENVVSLKYRGEGWPGYFKIVDKEDRTHKITYNESWGTVLNRYLQFRCKICADGTGEFADITCADAWESSENGYPSFEEKEGKSLIIIRNKNGAELIEQAQSANYLVVEDKIITEEQLGKMQPYQKSRKQNILSRILALYLFKKSVPIYNKNLLLKAAFKENPIYLFKNFLGMINRLWRLK